A window of Staphylococcus sp. 17KM0847 contains these coding sequences:
- a CDS encoding LacI family DNA-binding transcriptional regulator, which yields MNIKDIAELAGVSKSTVSRYLNNGSVSPKTQRKIREVIDTYSYAPNQFAQSLRAQQTKMIGVIIPRMHSHAVARTVYGIKKTCELQHYQMLLTLTERDTTQELEALRSFQRSKVDGILFMATRITDEHMTIIDSMSMPVVLIGQTHQKLSAIYHDDDQAGRYMAQHIMRNGYQHVYYAGVSETDEAVGHLRYQGLYEHLTQNGIHITTYEAAFDYNVALQRIQHHLPTSVNYAYIGATDTIALALYHVLMQQKPDFMPFIAGFGGDPITEVVYPKIHTIYYQYERAGELAVLQLFKQIIDSDDKDTHILEVLSTREHFLSYNNGTVTN from the coding sequence ATGAACATTAAGGATATTGCTGAACTAGCGGGTGTATCGAAAAGTACGGTATCGCGCTATTTAAATAATGGTTCTGTTAGCCCTAAAACACAACGAAAGATTCGAGAAGTCATTGATACATATAGTTACGCCCCTAATCAATTTGCCCAAAGTTTGAGAGCCCAACAGACGAAAATGATTGGGGTAATTATTCCACGTATGCATTCACATGCCGTGGCACGCACAGTTTATGGAATTAAAAAGACGTGTGAATTACAGCATTATCAAATGTTATTAACCTTAACAGAACGCGACACGACCCAAGAACTTGAGGCTTTACGCTCATTTCAACGCAGCAAAGTAGATGGCATATTATTTATGGCGACACGTATTACAGATGAACATATGACGATTATTGATTCAATGTCTATGCCCGTTGTTTTAATTGGACAAACACATCAAAAACTAAGTGCGATTTATCATGATGACGATCAGGCAGGTCGCTATATGGCACAGCATATTATGAGAAATGGCTACCAACATGTATACTACGCAGGTGTTTCAGAGACAGATGAAGCAGTAGGACACTTGCGTTATCAAGGACTTTACGAGCATTTAACACAAAATGGTATCCATATAACCACTTATGAGGCAGCCTTTGATTATAATGTTGCTTTACAAAGGATTCAACATCATTTGCCAACAAGTGTGAACTATGCATATATTGGAGCAACAGATACTATTGCATTGGCATTGTATCATGTTTTGATGCAGCAAAAACCTGACTTTATGCCATTTATTGCTGGATTTGGTGGAGACCCTATTACAGAAGTGGTTTATCCAAAGATACATACAATTTATTATCAGTATGAACGAGCAGGTGAGTTAGCAGTTTTACAATTGTTTAAGCAAATTATAGATTCTGATGATAAGGATACACATATCTTAGAAGTGTTATCTACAAGAGAGCATTTTTTATCTTATAACAATGGAACCGTTACCAATTAA
- a CDS encoding sulfurtransferase TusA family protein, protein MVYELGTVGMVCPFPLIEAQKKMETLAVGDELKIDFDCTQATEAIPNWAAENNYPVTNFEQLGDASWTITVQKA, encoded by the coding sequence ATGGTTTATGAATTAGGTACAGTTGGAATGGTATGTCCATTTCCTCTCATAGAAGCACAGAAAAAGATGGAAACACTTGCAGTTGGAGATGAACTGAAAATTGATTTTGACTGCACGCAAGCAACAGAAGCTATTCCAAATTGGGCAGCTGAAAACAATTATCCTGTTACGAACTTTGAACAATTAGGGGATGCATCTTGGACCATTACAGTTCAAAAGGCATAG
- a CDS encoding YeeE/YedE family protein — MIWTILSGLFVGVLLGFVMQRTRFCLTGGFRDMYVQKNNKMFYALLIAIAIQAVGIFTLQSLGIITIDNGTFPIIGTVIGSFIFGIGIILAGGCATGTYYRAGEGLIGSWIALFFYALFAAITKFGILAPLNERLTSITVAEADMSASTGIPSWLWLIVLIVITAFFVVKTLRKPKPTIAIPKLKQRYTGFRHILFEKRYHPFTAAIAVGIIAMIAWPMSSATGRDGGLGITTPSAHIIQFLTTGNTGVLDWGVFLVLGIFAGSYIAAKGSHEFKWRLPDIKTIRNSAIGGICMGFGAAVAGGCSIGNGLVATAALSWQGWIALASMILGTWFMSYFLFVKPLRAARQQANTSHPQSVNI, encoded by the coding sequence GTGATTTGGACAATATTGAGTGGGTTATTTGTAGGGGTATTACTTGGATTTGTGATGCAACGTACACGCTTTTGTTTAACAGGTGGTTTTCGCGATATGTATGTACAGAAAAATAATAAAATGTTTTATGCGCTGTTAATCGCAATTGCTATACAAGCTGTTGGCATCTTTACATTACAAAGTTTAGGTATAATTACAATTGATAATGGGACTTTTCCTATTATAGGAACTGTAATTGGCTCATTTATTTTTGGTATTGGTATTATTTTAGCTGGTGGTTGTGCAACAGGGACTTATTATCGAGCGGGAGAAGGATTGATTGGAAGTTGGATTGCACTTTTCTTTTACGCACTTTTTGCAGCCATAACAAAATTTGGTATTTTAGCACCATTGAATGAGCGTCTAACAAGTATAACGGTAGCAGAGGCAGATATGTCGGCATCGACAGGCATACCGAGTTGGTTATGGCTGATTGTGCTCATTGTGATTACAGCATTTTTTGTTGTAAAAACATTACGCAAACCGAAACCAACAATTGCAATACCTAAGCTTAAACAGCGTTATACAGGTTTTCGCCATATATTGTTTGAAAAACGCTATCATCCTTTTACTGCAGCAATAGCAGTTGGAATTATTGCAATGATTGCATGGCCTATGAGTAGTGCAACAGGTCGTGACGGTGGTTTAGGCATTACGACACCGTCTGCACATATTATTCAATTTTTAACAACAGGTAATACAGGGGTACTAGACTGGGGCGTCTTTTTAGTTCTAGGTATTTTTGCAGGGTCATATATTGCAGCAAAAGGGTCACATGAGTTCAAGTGGCGTTTACCGGATATTAAAACGATTCGCAACAGTGCGATAGGTGGTATTTGCATGGGATTTGGTGCAGCCGTAGCAGGAGGTTGCTCAATAGGTAATGGACTTGTTGCTACCGCAGCCCTTTCATGGCAGGGATGGATTGCTTTAGCGTCTATGATATTAGGGACATGGTTTATGAGTTATTTCTTATTTGTGAAACCTTTGAGAGCAGCACGTCAACAAGCGAATACTTCACATCCACAATCAGTAAATATTTAA
- a CDS encoding redox-sensing transcriptional repressor Rex, with amino-acid sequence MAKETVKIPRATLKRLPLYYRFVNTLKAKGEDRVNSKSISEGLNIDSATIRRDFSYFGELGKKGYGYNIDNLLDFFKSELSDAEEIRIGIVGVGNLGHALITYNFSIHDDMTITEAFDIRPDIIGETIGNVTVKSMDTLKETIKKQKLEVVIIATPEDAAQTVTDQLVSAGIKGILNFTPKRVQAPQSVQVHQIDLGVELQSLLFFMKNYSSAVK; translated from the coding sequence ATGGCGAAAGAAACTGTTAAAATACCCAGAGCGACGCTAAAACGCCTGCCTTTATATTATCGTTTCGTTAATACACTAAAAGCGAAAGGTGAGGATCGAGTCAATTCTAAGTCCATTAGTGAAGGTTTAAACATTGACTCTGCTACGATTCGTCGAGATTTTTCGTATTTTGGTGAACTTGGTAAAAAAGGATATGGCTACAACATTGACAACCTTCTAGACTTCTTCAAATCAGAATTAAGCGATGCCGAAGAAATCCGCATTGGCATTGTAGGTGTCGGAAATTTGGGACACGCACTTATCACTTATAACTTCTCAATACATGATGATATGACAATAACTGAAGCATTTGATATAAGACCGGACATTATTGGAGAAACAATCGGTAATGTCACTGTTAAATCTATGGATACATTGAAAGAAACAATAAAAAAACAAAAGTTGGAAGTTGTAATTATTGCAACACCAGAAGATGCTGCTCAAACAGTTACAGACCAATTGGTTAGCGCTGGTATTAAAGGGATTCTTAATTTTACACCTAAACGCGTACAAGCACCACAATCTGTACAAGTCCATCAAATTGACTTAGGTGTAGAGTTGCAATCATTACTCTTTTTTATGAAAAATTATAGTAGCGCTGTAAAATAA
- a CDS encoding ABC-F family ATP-binding cassette domain-containing protein, which produces MILMQLNQISKSFDGETIFQGVNVEIKTGERIGIVGRNGAGKSTLMKIIAGVESYEDGHIAKVKNLKMGYLTQQMTLNTNNTVFEEMIQPFEHLQILGDKMKQETDWLAQHADLYETTTYQEHIKRYESLSNDFEKQGGYDYERKIKTVLNGLNFTEDDYERPIDDFSGGQKTRLSLAQMLLREPDLLLLDEPTNHLDMETTAWLEDYLKFFNGAIVIISHDRYFLDKIVTQIYDVSLGEVKHYIGNYGRFITLRDQYYQKRMAEYERQQDEIKRLETFVEKNITRASTSGMAKSRRKVLEKMTRIEKPMLDARSADIRFDFDRNTGHDVMQIHQLEIGYDTPITAPINMEITKRDHIAIIGPNGIGKSTFIKTLAEHLPALSGHITHGANLKIGYYDQKQAEFRSNKTILNYVWDQYRHIPEKDIRAVLGRFLFTQDDVQKIINDLSGGEKARLQLALLMLERNNVLILDEPTNHLDIDSKEMLEQALHNFAGTLIFVSHDRYFINELANKIFDLDQDGGRIYLGDYQYYLEKLEQQQALQTHADTQHTNSSDSKAQNHISPQETTYEDLKTLRREKRKMMRQIEEYEALIDTYETRIDEIDTAMTDPKIIDDYAQIQALAEERTAVEQQLEQTMIKWEELQNSVHTLDE; this is translated from the coding sequence ATGATATTAATGCAGTTAAATCAAATCTCAAAATCTTTTGACGGCGAAACTATTTTTCAAGGGGTCAACGTCGAAATAAAAACAGGAGAACGTATCGGCATTGTTGGTCGTAATGGCGCTGGCAAATCAACACTTATGAAAATCATTGCAGGTGTCGAGAGTTATGAAGATGGACATATTGCTAAAGTTAAAAATTTAAAGATGGGTTACTTAACACAGCAGATGACTTTGAATACAAACAATACCGTATTTGAAGAAATGATACAGCCATTTGAACACCTCCAAATACTTGGAGACAAAATGAAACAAGAAACAGACTGGCTTGCTCAACATGCTGATCTTTATGAAACAACGACATATCAAGAACATATTAAGCGTTACGAAAGTTTATCCAATGACTTTGAAAAACAAGGGGGGTATGACTACGAACGAAAAATTAAAACCGTCCTTAATGGCTTAAATTTCACTGAAGATGACTACGAACGTCCCATAGATGACTTTAGTGGTGGTCAGAAAACACGCTTATCACTTGCTCAGATGCTATTACGAGAACCCGATTTATTATTACTTGATGAGCCGACAAATCACCTTGACATGGAGACAACAGCATGGCTAGAGGATTATCTTAAATTTTTCAACGGTGCCATTGTTATTATTTCCCACGACCGTTACTTCTTAGATAAAATCGTCACACAAATATATGATGTCTCTCTAGGTGAAGTTAAACATTATATCGGTAATTATGGTCGGTTTATTACATTGCGTGATCAATATTATCAAAAACGTATGGCAGAGTACGAACGTCAGCAAGATGAAATTAAAAGATTGGAAACTTTTGTTGAAAAAAATATCACACGTGCTTCAACAAGTGGTATGGCAAAAAGTCGGCGCAAAGTTTTAGAAAAAATGACACGTATTGAAAAACCGATGCTAGATGCGAGAAGTGCAGATATTCGTTTTGATTTTGACCGAAATACCGGCCATGATGTTATGCAAATCCACCAGCTTGAAATAGGTTATGATACTCCAATTACCGCTCCTATCAATATGGAGATTACAAAGAGAGATCATATCGCTATTATTGGGCCGAATGGCATTGGCAAATCCACTTTTATTAAAACTTTGGCAGAACATTTGCCAGCACTTAGCGGACATATCACACACGGCGCTAACTTAAAAATAGGTTATTATGATCAAAAACAAGCTGAATTTCGTTCTAATAAAACAATCTTAAACTATGTATGGGATCAGTATCGCCATATACCAGAGAAAGATATTCGTGCAGTGTTAGGTCGTTTTTTATTCACACAAGATGACGTTCAAAAAATCATTAATGACTTATCAGGCGGTGAAAAAGCGCGTCTTCAACTTGCATTGCTTATGCTTGAACGCAATAATGTATTAATTTTAGATGAACCGACAAACCATCTCGATATTGATTCTAAAGAAATGTTAGAACAAGCACTCCACAATTTTGCCGGCACTTTGATTTTTGTATCACACGATCGCTACTTTATTAATGAATTGGCAAATAAAATATTTGATTTGGACCAAGACGGTGGACGTATTTATCTTGGAGATTACCAATATTATTTGGAAAAACTTGAACAACAACAGGCGCTTCAGACGCATGCTGATACACAACATACGAACAGCTCTGATAGCAAAGCTCAAAATCATATATCACCACAAGAAACGACATATGAAGATTTAAAAACACTGCGTCGTGAAAAGCGAAAAATGATGCGTCAAATCGAAGAATATGAAGCACTTATTGACACATATGAAACACGCATTGACGAAATTGATACTGCAATGACCGATCCCAAAATAATCGATGACTATGCACAAATTCAAGCACTTGCAGAAGAACGAACAGCAGTCGAACAGCAGTTAGAGCAAACAATGATAAAATGGGAAGAATTACAAAATTCGGTTCATACATTAGACGAATAA
- the tsaD gene encoding tRNA (adenosine(37)-N6)-threonylcarbamoyltransferase complex transferase subunit TsaD, whose product MTKKTLILAVETSCDETSVSVIENGQTILSNSVLSQIESHKRFGGVVPEVASRHHVENITLMFEDALSTAQVTMEDIDAVAVTQGPGLIGALLVGVNAAKALAYAHDKPLIPVHHIAGHIYANQLQSGMTFPLVALIVSGGHTELVYMRGHMDFEVIGETRDDAVGEAYDKVARTIGLPYPGGPQIDQLAAKGEDTYHFPRVWLESDSFDFSFSGLKSAVINKLHNLKQKGESPIPENVAASFQESVVEVLVGKAMRACQEYEVDQLIVAGGVASNKGLRAELDKAVQAHHITLSIPAPQLCTDNAAMIGAAAYYIYQKGITADLSLNGNSSMMLES is encoded by the coding sequence ATGACTAAAAAAACATTGATACTAGCTGTGGAGACAAGCTGTGATGAAACGAGTGTGAGTGTGATTGAAAATGGTCAGACGATATTGAGTAATAGCGTTTTAAGTCAGATTGAAAGTCATAAGCGCTTTGGCGGTGTTGTGCCAGAAGTTGCCAGTCGTCATCACGTAGAAAATATAACATTAATGTTTGAGGATGCGTTGTCAACTGCACAAGTGACGATGGAGGATATCGATGCAGTAGCTGTAACACAAGGCCCAGGATTAATTGGTGCCTTACTGGTGGGTGTAAATGCAGCAAAAGCATTAGCATATGCACATGATAAACCGTTAATTCCAGTACATCATATTGCAGGTCATATTTACGCCAATCAACTACAATCAGGAATGACATTTCCGCTTGTTGCCTTAATTGTTTCTGGTGGACATACCGAGTTAGTTTATATGCGAGGACATATGGATTTTGAAGTGATCGGTGAAACACGCGATGATGCAGTTGGTGAGGCTTACGATAAAGTAGCACGTACAATTGGATTGCCTTATCCAGGAGGTCCACAAATTGATCAATTGGCAGCAAAAGGTGAAGATACATATCACTTCCCACGTGTTTGGCTAGAATCGGATAGTTTTGATTTCAGCTTTAGTGGCTTAAAAAGTGCCGTGATTAATAAATTGCATAATTTAAAACAAAAAGGAGAAAGTCCAATTCCTGAAAATGTAGCGGCAAGTTTTCAAGAGAGTGTTGTTGAAGTATTAGTAGGAAAAGCCATGCGAGCATGTCAAGAATATGAAGTTGATCAACTGATTGTAGCTGGTGGTGTAGCAAGTAATAAGGGATTAAGAGCTGAACTTGATAAGGCAGTACAAGCGCATCATATTACATTATCAATACCAGCACCACAGCTATGTACCGATAATGCTGCAATGATTGGTGCAGCAGCATATTATATTTATCAAAAAGGAATTACTGCTGATTTATCATTGAATGGAAATAGTAGTATGATGTTAGAATCATAA
- the rimI gene encoding ribosomal protein S18-alanine N-acetyltransferase: protein MVEAAKLSKQLNIRRMTKEDVPAVFDLERISFQHSSWTIDAFYHELEQNNFAHYFVLTYEEQVIGYIGLWIVVDQAQVTTVAIDPRYRGYGLGQLLLNYAKNFASTVATMMSLEVRVENKVAQHVYQKLGFDYGGKRKNYYGDGEDACVMWVSLND from the coding sequence TTGGTTGAAGCAGCAAAATTGAGCAAACAACTCAATATTCGTCGCATGACTAAAGAGGATGTACCTGCTGTCTTTGATTTAGAACGCATCAGCTTTCAACATAGTTCATGGACAATTGATGCGTTTTATCATGAATTAGAACAAAATAATTTTGCACATTATTTCGTTTTGACTTATGAGGAACAGGTGATTGGTTATATTGGTTTATGGATTGTTGTAGATCAAGCACAAGTGACAACAGTTGCCATTGATCCACGATACCGAGGTTATGGCCTAGGACAATTATTACTAAATTACGCTAAAAATTTTGCGTCAACAGTCGCAACGATGATGAGTTTAGAAGTACGTGTAGAAAATAAAGTCGCACAACACGTTTATCAAAAACTCGGATTTGATTACGGAGGTAAACGTAAAAATTATTACGGTGATGGAGAGGATGCATGTGTAATGTGGGTGAGTTTAAATGACTAA
- the tsaB gene encoding tRNA (adenosine(37)-N6)-threonylcarbamoyltransferase complex dimerization subunit type 1 TsaB, protein MYSLLIDSANQPLSVALMKEEQVIVSYSSMIKQNHSVQLMPHIQKLLETASITPQDLTDIVVAQGPGSYTGLRIGVTVAKTLAYTLKTHLYGVSSLKALAATITHCENILVPIINARRGYVYAGVYRWNNGILEQIIEDQYILLETLISHIAMYKKVLFIGQDVQHFKETLQEFDVDPVLPRAEVMWQHRGEPQNVHRFVPQYLKLSEAEQNWLKQQN, encoded by the coding sequence ATGTATAGTTTGCTAATTGACAGTGCAAATCAACCGTTATCTGTCGCCCTTATGAAAGAAGAACAGGTTATTGTAAGTTACAGTTCGATGATTAAACAAAATCATTCTGTTCAACTCATGCCACATATTCAAAAATTATTGGAAACAGCAAGTATAACCCCTCAAGATTTAACTGATATTGTTGTTGCGCAAGGCCCGGGGTCTTATACGGGGCTACGCATCGGTGTAACCGTTGCAAAAACATTGGCTTATACGTTAAAGACGCATCTCTACGGTGTATCATCGCTGAAAGCACTAGCTGCGACTATAACACATTGTGAAAATATACTTGTTCCAATTATTAATGCACGACGAGGTTATGTATATGCGGGTGTTTATAGATGGAACAACGGTATATTAGAACAAATTATAGAAGATCAGTATATTTTATTAGAAACGTTAATATCACATATAGCTATGTATAAAAAAGTTTTATTTATTGGGCAAGATGTACAGCATTTTAAAGAAACACTTCAAGAATTTGATGTTGACCCAGTGCTACCACGTGCTGAAGTAATGTGGCAGCATCGAGGAGAACCTCAAAATGTACATCGTTTTGTCCCACAATATTTGAAGTTATCGGAGGCAGAGCAAAATTGGTTGAAGCAGCAAAATTGA
- the tsaE gene encoding tRNA (adenosine(37)-N6)-threonylcarbamoyltransferase complex ATPase subunit type 1 TsaE: MKKINNLAEMEDFAQHLAKYLQAQDVLLLDGDLGAGKTTFSQFLGRALGVKRTINSPTFNIIKSYRGRTLKFHHMDCYRLEDSEEDLGFDEYFNDQAVTVIEWSQFISEFLPQSFLKITIESVNESERILQIEAQGEHYQAIKEALEHV, encoded by the coding sequence ATGAAAAAAATTAACAACTTAGCAGAGATGGAAGATTTTGCTCAACATTTGGCAAAATATCTTCAAGCGCAAGATGTTTTATTATTGGATGGAGACCTTGGGGCAGGAAAGACAACGTTTAGTCAATTTTTAGGTCGTGCATTAGGGGTTAAGCGTACAATTAATTCACCGACATTTAATATTATTAAGTCTTATAGAGGTCGTACTTTAAAATTTCATCATATGGACTGCTATCGTTTAGAAGACTCGGAAGAAGACTTAGGCTTTGATGAATATTTCAATGATCAGGCAGTGACTGTCATTGAATGGAGTCAATTCATTTCGGAATTTTTACCACAATCATTTCTTAAAATAACAATAGAAAGTGTAAATGAATCGGAGCGAATATTGCAGATTGAAGCGCAAGGTGAACATTATCAAGCGATTAAGGAGGCTCTTGAGCATGTATAG
- the ilvD gene encoding dihydroxy-acid dehydratase, with amino-acid sequence MRSDMIKKGDHQAPARSLLHATGQIKSPTDMNKPFIAICNSYIDIVPGHVHLRELGDIAKEAIREAGGVPFEFNTIGVDDGIAMGHIGMRYSLPSREIIADAAETVINAHWFDGVFYIPNCDKITPGMMLAAMRTNVPAIFCSGGPMKAGLSSQGKALTLSSMFEAVGAFKEGKMTKETFLEMEQNACPTCGSCSGMFTANSMNCLMEVLGLALPYNGTALAISEQRREMIKQAAKQLVYNVKHDIKPRDIVTKEAIDDAFALDMAMGGSTNTVLHTLAIAQEAGIDYDLSRINDIAKKTPYLSKIAPSSSYSMEDVHLAGGVPAIINELMKKEGVLHPDRITVTGQSLRENNEGKEIINDQVIRKLDHPYDKEGGLSILYGNIAPNGAVIKVGGVDPSIKTFKGKAICFDSHDEAVAAIDDHTVKAGHVVVIRYEGPKGGPGMPEMLAPTSSIVGRGLGKDVALITDGRFSGATRGIAVGHISPEAASGGPIGLIENGDDITIDLTNRTLELHVDDETLHARKANQRPFKAKVKTGYLARYTALVTSANTGGVMKVPDALL; translated from the coding sequence ATGAGAAGTGACATGATCAAAAAAGGAGATCACCAAGCACCCGCAAGAAGTTTATTACACGCAACAGGACAAATTAAATCGCCCACGGATATGAATAAACCTTTTATCGCGATTTGCAATTCATATATCGATATCGTTCCAGGACATGTCCACCTACGCGAACTCGGTGATATCGCGAAAGAAGCTATTCGCGAAGCAGGAGGCGTACCCTTTGAGTTCAATACTATTGGCGTCGATGACGGTATCGCAATGGGACATATCGGTATGCGTTACTCACTCCCAAGCCGTGAGATTATTGCAGACGCAGCTGAAACTGTCATTAATGCACATTGGTTTGACGGTGTCTTCTATATCCCAAACTGTGATAAAATCACGCCCGGTATGATGCTCGCAGCAATGCGCACTAATGTACCTGCTATCTTTTGTTCAGGTGGTCCGATGAAAGCAGGATTATCTTCTCAAGGTAAAGCACTTACCCTCTCCTCTATGTTTGAAGCGGTTGGTGCATTTAAAGAAGGTAAAATGACAAAAGAGACCTTTTTAGAAATGGAACAAAATGCCTGTCCAACTTGTGGTTCCTGCTCAGGTATGTTTACAGCTAACTCTATGAACTGCCTCATGGAAGTACTGGGCCTAGCTCTACCTTATAATGGAACAGCTCTAGCTATTAGTGAACAACGACGTGAAATGATTAAACAAGCTGCAAAACAACTCGTTTACAATGTTAAACATGATATTAAACCACGAGATATAGTTACGAAAGAAGCCATTGATGATGCCTTTGCACTCGATATGGCAATGGGTGGTTCAACAAATACCGTTTTACATACATTAGCTATTGCACAAGAAGCAGGAATCGATTATGACTTATCACGTATTAACGATATCGCTAAGAAAACACCTTACTTATCTAAAATTGCACCGAGTTCCTCTTATTCCATGGAAGATGTGCATTTAGCAGGTGGTGTCCCTGCCATTATTAATGAATTGATGAAAAAAGAAGGCGTCTTACACCCTGATCGTATTACTGTAACGGGACAGTCTTTACGTGAAAACAATGAAGGTAAAGAAATCATAAATGATCAAGTCATTCGTAAACTCGATCACCCTTATGACAAAGAAGGCGGACTTTCAATCTTATATGGCAATATCGCGCCTAACGGGGCAGTGATCAAAGTAGGAGGTGTCGATCCTTCGATTAAGACTTTTAAAGGTAAAGCCATTTGTTTTGATAGTCATGATGAAGCGGTTGCAGCTATTGACGATCATACTGTCAAAGCAGGACATGTCGTGGTTATCCGCTATGAAGGACCTAAAGGCGGTCCTGGAATGCCAGAAATGTTAGCTCCCACTTCTTCAATCGTTGGACGTGGCTTAGGTAAAGACGTAGCACTTATTACAGATGGCCGCTTCTCAGGGGCAACACGCGGCATCGCAGTTGGACATATTTCTCCTGAAGCAGCTTCAGGAGGTCCAATCGGCTTAATTGAAAACGGAGATGATATTACCATTGATCTCACCAATCGTACATTAGAACTACATGTAGATGATGAAACACTCCATGCACGTAAAGCCAATCAAAGACCTTTCAAGGCAAAAGTTAAAACAGGTTACTTAGCACGCTACACAGCACTTGTTACAAGCGCAAATACGGGTGGCGTTATGAAAGTACCCGATGCATTACTATAA